A single genomic interval of Stieleria maiorica harbors:
- a CDS encoding sulfatase family protein, giving the protein MRSLLACCLLALLTVSSKADDRPNVVVMLCDDIRWNALSCAGHPHLKTPNIDRLAAEGIYFENMFCTTSLCSPSRATILSGLYAHAHGVTNNFTDYPADLDSFPRRLQESGYQTAYIGKWHMGEKSDEPRPGFNHFVTHKGQGSYFDTEFNFNGKGRRVVPGYYTTVVTDMSIEWIDQHRSENDSKPFMLMIGQKAPHSFYFPEPKYEHTFDDVEVNYPHSSFKLDDKPEWITQRLSTWHGIYGPIFDWRKEFPNDKASGVVDFARMVRAYWGTILSIDDSVGRLVDHLKATGQLDNTMFVFMGDNGLLEGEHGMVDKRTAHEASARVPMIIRYPRWTKESGPMRIKQQVLTTDVAPTILDAAGADQLTKIHGSSIKPLISGDDSQWRTEWLYYYNYEKQFPYTPNVRSVRGDRFKYIRYPHGDGSPDRHMAELYDMQNDPAESTNLINDPSHQQTIAEMEQRLLRAMKAVGLAPGTDTMPIDAGIGTALPDKAIR; this is encoded by the coding sequence ATGCGATCACTTCTCGCCTGTTGCCTGCTCGCGCTGCTGACCGTTTCCTCCAAAGCAGACGATCGCCCCAATGTTGTCGTCATGCTCTGTGACGACATCCGCTGGAACGCACTCTCCTGTGCCGGGCACCCGCACCTGAAGACCCCCAACATCGATCGACTGGCCGCCGAGGGGATCTATTTCGAGAACATGTTCTGCACGACCAGTCTGTGTTCGCCCAGCCGCGCGACGATCCTGAGCGGGTTGTACGCCCATGCCCACGGGGTCACCAACAACTTCACCGACTACCCTGCCGATCTGGACAGTTTTCCTCGACGGCTGCAGGAGTCCGGATATCAAACCGCCTACATCGGCAAATGGCACATGGGCGAAAAAAGCGACGAACCGCGTCCGGGGTTTAATCACTTCGTCACCCACAAGGGCCAAGGCAGCTACTTCGACACCGAGTTCAATTTCAACGGAAAAGGCCGCCGCGTCGTACCGGGATATTACACCACCGTGGTGACCGACATGTCGATCGAGTGGATCGACCAGCATCGTTCTGAGAATGACTCAAAGCCGTTCATGTTGATGATCGGCCAGAAGGCGCCCCACAGTTTTTATTTCCCCGAGCCGAAGTACGAACACACGTTTGACGACGTCGAAGTCAACTATCCACACTCGTCGTTCAAACTCGATGACAAACCGGAATGGATCACCCAGCGGCTGTCGACGTGGCACGGGATCTACGGACCGATCTTTGATTGGCGAAAGGAGTTTCCCAACGACAAAGCGAGCGGCGTGGTTGATTTTGCCCGCATGGTCCGGGCGTACTGGGGCACGATCCTGTCGATTGACGACAGCGTCGGTCGCTTGGTCGACCACTTGAAAGCGACCGGCCAATTGGACAACACCATGTTCGTCTTCATGGGGGACAACGGATTGTTGGAAGGCGAACACGGGATGGTCGACAAACGAACGGCCCACGAAGCCAGCGCCCGCGTTCCGATGATCATTCGCTATCCCCGCTGGACGAAAGAGTCCGGTCCGATGCGGATCAAACAGCAAGTGCTGACGACCGATGTCGCTCCCACCATTTTGGACGCCGCCGGCGCCGACCAGCTGACCAAGATCCACGGCAGCTCGATCAAACCGCTGATCTCGGGCGATGACAGCCAGTGGCGCACCGAATGGCTGTACTACTACAACTACGAAAAGCAGTTCCCCTACACGCCCAACGTGCGTTCGGTCCGCGGCGATCGATTCAAGTACATTCGCTACCCGCACGGCGACGGATCCCCCGATCGCCACATGGCCGAACTGTACGACATGCAAAACGATCCCGCCGAATCGACCAACTTGATCAACGATCCGTCGCACCAACAAACGATCGCCGAAATGGAGCAGCGGTTGCTGCGGGCGATGAAGGCCGTCGGACTCGCCCCTGGCACCGACACGATGCCCATCGATGCCGGCATCGGAACCGCGCTGCCGGATAAAGCGATCCGCTAA
- a CDS encoding potassium channel family protein translates to MRVGLTVLVSTCLIAIAGYVVAGWSYIDALYMVVITIFGVGYGEVNPVDDPRLKLFTLAVIISGCSSALYVLGGFVQMIAEGEIQRAMGARRMSQEINALSGHAIVCGFGRMGRNLIHELDHLGVKFVVIDCDPERLADAERHGTLVIAGDAAQEEVLQQAGIERASVLATVLPKDADNVFVTLTARELCEKIQIIARCECPTTERKLIRSGADGVVSPTMIGATRIAHQIACPTVESIVENKQAFNRLNQDLDVFGLQMVEIEIHEESIFVGATIHDLETSGDGATVVVAVKRANGDVIKNPKMCDEIRGNDKLVMLSHQEDLAPLCDDSVGDPIQSAEPAVPLAV, encoded by the coding sequence ATGCGAGTTGGTCTGACCGTCCTGGTTTCCACCTGTTTGATCGCAATCGCCGGCTATGTCGTGGCGGGATGGTCGTACATCGATGCGCTCTACATGGTGGTGATCACCATCTTTGGCGTCGGCTATGGGGAAGTGAATCCGGTGGACGACCCACGTCTGAAGCTGTTCACGTTGGCGGTCATCATTTCGGGATGCAGTTCCGCCCTTTATGTCCTGGGCGGTTTTGTACAGATGATCGCCGAAGGGGAGATTCAACGGGCGATGGGAGCGAGACGGATGAGCCAGGAAATCAACGCGTTGTCGGGGCACGCGATCGTCTGCGGGTTTGGTCGCATGGGCCGAAATCTGATCCATGAACTCGATCACTTGGGCGTCAAGTTCGTCGTGATCGATTGCGATCCTGAACGGCTGGCCGATGCAGAACGACACGGCACGTTGGTGATTGCCGGCGACGCGGCGCAGGAAGAGGTGTTGCAGCAAGCCGGCATCGAGCGGGCCTCGGTGCTGGCGACCGTCTTGCCCAAAGACGCCGACAACGTGTTCGTGACCCTCACGGCGCGTGAGCTGTGCGAGAAAATCCAAATCATCGCGCGCTGCGAGTGCCCGACGACCGAACGAAAACTAATCCGCAGCGGGGCCGATGGCGTCGTGTCGCCGACGATGATCGGAGCGACACGGATCGCCCACCAGATCGCTTGCCCGACGGTCGAATCGATCGTGGAAAACAAGCAAGCCTTCAACCGGCTCAACCAGGACCTGGACGTGTTCGGTTTACAAATGGTCGAGATCGAAATCCACGAGGAATCGATTTTCGTCGGCGCGACGATCCATGATCTGGAAACCAGCGGCGACGGAGCCACGGTGGTGGTCGCCGTCAAACGCGCCAACGGCGACGTCATCAAGAACCCCAAGATGTGCGACGAGATCCGCGGCAACGACAAACTGGTCATGCTGTCCCATCAAGAAGACTTGGCACCGCTGTGCGACGATTCCGTCGGTGATCCGATCCAATCCGCCGAACCGGCGGTCCCGCTGGCGGTCTAA
- a CDS encoding serine hydrolase, with protein MTHRLRAAVVPAFFCILLLIIPTALSAAPPDLNDPATRQRVRSLVQPYLDNELVVGLSLGLIAGDRAATFHFGKTSQDGPAPDDQTVYEIGSVTKVFTGILLADAVVQNKVKLDQDAAELMPDGARMPESGGKSITLLDLSIHRSGLPRLPSNMTNVGGENPYADYTSDLALEFLNEYSLTRDPGDAMEYSNLAVSFLGYLLCRQAGKSYDELFSQRVTGPLGMSDTTVTGNDDVLQRLATGHDALAKPRSTWEFADMPGAGGIRSTVTDMLRFAKANLDPPDNDLGKAIQLAWKQHRAGDAKDFAMGLGWHLARDGSTRWHNGQTGGFHAMLFVNRQIPAAVVLLTNTATMEVDRLAEDLIRMLAGAPVEPRTFESAVKVPVVKMKRCEGRYQLAPGAVFDINVVNDRLMVQLTGQPALQVFPKSETEWFYKVVQATLTFKDANDGRFDSVELFQNGVRLVAKRIEPSDGD; from the coding sequence ATGACCCACCGTCTCCGGGCCGCTGTCGTCCCCGCATTTTTTTGCATCCTGCTGCTCATCATCCCCACCGCCCTCTCCGCCGCGCCCCCCGACCTGAACGACCCGGCGACACGCCAGCGGGTTCGATCCCTCGTCCAGCCCTACTTGGACAACGAGCTGGTTGTCGGACTTTCTCTCGGTCTGATCGCGGGCGACAGGGCCGCCACCTTTCACTTCGGCAAGACGTCCCAGGACGGTCCGGCGCCCGACGACCAAACGGTCTATGAAATCGGGTCCGTCACCAAAGTCTTCACGGGGATTTTGCTCGCCGACGCAGTGGTCCAAAACAAAGTCAAACTGGACCAAGACGCCGCAGAGCTGATGCCCGACGGGGCCAGGATGCCGGAGTCCGGTGGCAAGTCGATTACGTTGCTGGACCTGTCGATTCACCGGTCGGGGTTGCCGCGTCTGCCCAGCAACATGACGAACGTCGGCGGCGAAAACCCGTATGCCGACTACACCTCCGATCTCGCCTTGGAGTTCCTCAACGAGTACTCCTTGACGCGGGACCCGGGTGACGCGATGGAGTATTCGAACCTGGCCGTTTCCTTCCTCGGCTACCTGCTTTGTCGACAAGCCGGAAAATCATATGACGAACTGTTTTCCCAGCGAGTGACCGGACCGTTGGGGATGTCCGACACCACGGTCACCGGCAACGACGACGTGCTACAGCGGCTTGCGACCGGACACGATGCGCTTGCCAAACCACGTTCGACCTGGGAGTTCGCTGACATGCCCGGCGCCGGCGGGATCCGCAGCACCGTGACAGACATGTTGCGGTTCGCCAAAGCCAACCTTGATCCGCCCGACAACGATCTTGGCAAAGCGATTCAACTGGCGTGGAAGCAACACCGTGCCGGCGACGCCAAAGACTTTGCGATGGGGCTGGGTTGGCATCTCGCACGAGACGGATCGACGCGTTGGCACAACGGACAAACCGGCGGGTTCCACGCCATGCTGTTCGTCAATCGCCAAATCCCCGCGGCCGTCGTCTTGCTGACCAACACCGCGACCATGGAAGTCGACCGGTTGGCCGAAGACCTGATCCGCATGCTGGCCGGCGCACCGGTAGAGCCGCGGACGTTCGAGTCGGCCGTCAAAGTACCGGTCGTAAAAATGAAACGCTGTGAAGGCCGGTACCAACTTGCCCCCGGAGCGGTGTTCGACATCAATGTGGTCAATGATCGTCTGATGGTGCAGCTGACCGGACAACCTGCCCTGCAGGTCTTCCCCAAATCCGAGACGGAGTGGTTTTACAAAGTCGTCCAGGCGACGCTGACGTTCAAAGACGCAAACGACGGACGATTCGACTCGGTGGAACTCTTTCAAAACGGCGTTCGACTCGTTGCCAAACGCATCGAGCCATCCGACGGCGATTGA
- a CDS encoding AMP-binding protein, translated as MGGWYVLGIVIVSLLSLAAIAVYLPRLFVRAVFRPMLALLYRKRVIGVENLPTSGGYLVVSNHVSWIDGIVILWMMPRNVRFVVDGSNFGSGFAKWLAAAFDTILMLANPKSIMRALKAAREALKSGDVVGLFPEGTITRTGQLQAFKPGMGKILQGHDAPVVPVYLDGMWGSIFSFSGGKFFFKWPDKFRRRLTLYIGKPLPNDTPIELVRSQVNQLHARAQTDHRDEFPVLAAAVIRSWRHRGKRLQIADSMGTELGGREALTRAFALRRVLRREVLSKDETNVGVFLPPSAGAVIVNVALALDRRVSANLNYTVSSPVINHCIDDIGIRHVLTSDRFLSKVNIEIDSDIVTAETLREKVTAADKAIAFVQANLIPAALLRRMLGLHRVKSDDLMTVIFTSGSTGMPKGVMLSQANISHNVDAIKKAIRLNDDDVVLGILPFFHSFGYSVTLWAAQVLGPCGVYHFNPLDARQIGKLAEKYGATVLLGTPTFLRSYIRRIKPEQFKTLNTCIVGAEKMPADLFDAFENTFGIRPVEGYGTTELSPLVSVNIPPSRSPAAFQIDRVEGSVGRPLPGVCAKVVSQESGDELPAGEDGMLLIAGPNVMTGYANQKELTEKAIRSGWYTTGDIANIDAQGFIHITGRQSRFSKIGGEMVPHLKVEEEISKSIHHPASTEQCGAAANDEENALMVCVTAVPDSKKGERLVVLHRHLEKQVDEILADLKAAGLPNLFIPSRDSFFEVDQIPLLGTGKLDLKGAKDLALQLTGSA; from the coding sequence ATGGGTGGTTGGTACGTCTTGGGAATCGTCATCGTTTCCCTCCTCTCGTTGGCCGCGATCGCGGTTTACCTGCCCCGTCTGTTCGTCCGCGCCGTCTTTCGACCGATGCTGGCGCTGCTGTACCGCAAACGCGTGATCGGCGTGGAGAATCTGCCCACGTCGGGCGGCTACCTGGTGGTCAGCAATCATGTGTCGTGGATCGACGGCATCGTGATCTTGTGGATGATGCCGCGGAACGTTCGATTCGTCGTCGATGGCTCCAATTTCGGATCGGGTTTTGCCAAGTGGCTCGCCGCGGCCTTTGACACCATTTTGATGCTCGCCAATCCGAAATCGATCATGCGGGCGCTCAAAGCGGCGCGTGAGGCGCTCAAGTCCGGTGATGTCGTCGGTTTGTTTCCCGAAGGCACGATCACACGGACGGGTCAGCTCCAGGCCTTCAAGCCGGGCATGGGCAAGATCCTTCAAGGCCACGATGCGCCGGTCGTTCCGGTCTACTTGGACGGCATGTGGGGAAGCATCTTCAGCTTCAGCGGCGGGAAGTTTTTCTTCAAATGGCCGGACAAGTTCCGTCGACGATTGACACTGTACATCGGCAAACCGCTGCCCAACGACACGCCGATTGAGCTGGTCCGATCGCAAGTCAATCAGCTCCATGCGCGTGCCCAGACGGATCATCGCGACGAATTCCCGGTGCTGGCCGCTGCGGTGATCCGCAGCTGGCGGCATCGCGGCAAACGGCTGCAAATCGCCGACTCGATGGGGACCGAACTTGGCGGCCGCGAGGCGTTGACGCGGGCCTTCGCGCTGCGTCGCGTCCTGCGGCGCGAGGTGCTGTCCAAAGACGAGACCAACGTCGGTGTTTTCCTGCCCCCCAGCGCCGGCGCGGTGATCGTCAACGTCGCCCTGGCGCTCGACCGCCGTGTTTCGGCCAACCTGAACTACACCGTTTCCAGCCCCGTCATCAACCATTGCATCGACGACATCGGCATCCGGCATGTCCTGACCAGCGATCGATTCCTCAGCAAGGTGAACATCGAGATCGATTCAGACATCGTGACCGCGGAAACGCTGCGCGAAAAAGTCACCGCGGCCGACAAGGCGATCGCGTTCGTTCAAGCCAATCTGATTCCGGCCGCCCTGCTGCGACGCATGCTCGGTTTGCACCGGGTCAAAAGCGATGACTTGATGACCGTGATCTTCACCAGCGGATCGACCGGCATGCCCAAAGGCGTGATGCTCAGCCAAGCCAACATCAGCCACAACGTCGACGCGATCAAAAAGGCCATCCGCCTGAATGATGACGACGTCGTCTTGGGAATTCTGCCCTTCTTCCATTCCTTCGGCTACAGCGTCACGTTGTGGGCGGCACAAGTGCTGGGGCCTTGCGGTGTCTACCATTTCAACCCGCTTGATGCACGCCAGATCGGCAAGCTGGCCGAAAAATACGGCGCGACCGTGCTGCTGGGGACACCGACGTTCCTGCGCAGCTACATCCGACGGATCAAACCGGAACAGTTCAAGACGCTCAACACGTGCATCGTCGGTGCCGAAAAAATGCCCGCCGACCTGTTCGATGCCTTCGAAAACACCTTCGGCATCCGTCCCGTCGAAGGTTACGGGACGACCGAATTGAGCCCCCTGGTTTCGGTCAACATCCCGCCGAGTCGATCGCCGGCGGCATTCCAGATTGATCGCGTCGAAGGTTCCGTCGGCCGTCCGCTGCCCGGCGTTTGCGCCAAAGTCGTGTCCCAGGAATCAGGTGACGAGCTGCCGGCCGGGGAAGACGGCATGCTGTTGATCGCCGGTCCCAATGTGATGACCGGTTACGCGAATCAAAAGGAACTGACGGAAAAGGCGATCCGGTCCGGTTGGTACACGACCGGCGACATTGCCAACATCGACGCTCAAGGTTTCATTCACATCACGGGACGACAGAGTCGGTTCTCAAAGATCGGCGGCGAAATGGTCCCGCACCTGAAGGTGGAAGAGGAGATTTCCAAGTCGATCCACCACCCCGCATCGACCGAGCAATGTGGAGCTGCTGCAAACGACGAAGAGAACGCGTTGATGGTTTGCGTCACCGCCGTCCCCGACAGCAAGAAGGGCGAACGGCTGGTCGTGCTCCATCGCCATTTGGAGAAGCAGGTCGACGAGATCTTGGCCGATCTCAAAGCAGCCGGTTTGCCGAATCTGTTCATCCCGTCACGCGATTCGTTCTTCGAAGTCGACCAGATCCCACTGCTGGGAACCGGCAAACTGGACCTCAAGGGCGCCAAAGACCTGGCGCTCCAGCTGACCGGAAGCGCGTAG
- the cysD gene encoding sulfate adenylyltransferase subunit CysD: MSDYNLTHLKQLEAESIHIFREVAAEFQNPVMLYSVGKDSAVLLHLARKAFAPAKPPFPLLHVDTTWKFKEMYEFRDNYVAKELGLDLIVYINEEGLKLDIKPWEDSERHTEIMKTDALKAALDKYGFDAAFGGARRDEEKSRAKERVFSFRDKGHRWDPKNQRPELWNLYNARVNKGESIRVFPMSNWTELDVWQYIHLENIPIVPLYLSTKRKVVERDGILIMRNDDRMPLLEGEVEEEKMVRFRTLGCYPLSGAVESEATDLVDVIQEMLLTTTSERQGRVIDKDEGGVGMQKKKERGYF; this comes from the coding sequence ATGTCGGATTACAACCTGACCCACCTCAAGCAACTGGAAGCAGAGAGCATCCATATTTTTCGTGAGGTGGCCGCAGAATTCCAGAATCCCGTGATGCTCTACAGCGTCGGCAAAGACTCCGCGGTGTTGCTGCACCTGGCACGCAAAGCGTTCGCTCCGGCCAAGCCGCCGTTCCCACTGCTGCACGTCGACACGACGTGGAAGTTCAAGGAGATGTATGAGTTCCGTGACAATTATGTCGCCAAAGAGCTGGGGTTGGACCTGATCGTCTACATCAACGAGGAAGGGCTGAAGCTGGACATCAAACCTTGGGAGGACAGCGAACGGCACACCGAAATCATGAAGACCGACGCGCTCAAGGCGGCACTGGACAAATACGGTTTCGATGCCGCGTTCGGTGGGGCTCGCCGCGACGAAGAAAAATCGCGGGCCAAGGAACGCGTCTTCAGCTTTCGCGACAAGGGGCACCGCTGGGACCCCAAAAACCAACGTCCCGAGCTGTGGAACTTGTACAACGCGCGGGTCAACAAAGGGGAATCGATCCGCGTGTTCCCGATGAGCAACTGGACGGAGCTGGACGTCTGGCAGTACATCCACCTGGAAAATATCCCGATCGTGCCGCTGTACCTGTCGACCAAACGCAAGGTCGTCGAGCGGGACGGAATCCTGATCATGCGCAACGACGACCGCATGCCGCTGTTGGAAGGCGAGGTCGAAGAGGAAAAGATGGTGCGGTTCCGGACCTTGGGCTGCTACCCGCTCTCGGGCGCGGTCGAATCCGAAGCGACCGATCTGGTGGACGTGATTCAAGAAATGTTGCTGACGACGACCAGCGAACGACAGGGACGCGTGATCGACAAGGACGAAGGCGGCGTGGGAATGCAAAAGAAAAAGGAACGCGGCTATTTCTAG
- the cysN gene encoding sulfate adenylyltransferase subunit CysN, producing the protein MSHQSDLIATDIHAYLKQHENKQLLRFITCGSVDDGKSTLIGRLLYDSKLVYEDELAKVQSDSAKQGSTGGNFDPSLFMDGLKEEREQGITIDVAYRYFSTAKRKFIIADTPGHEQYTRNMATGASTADLAILMIDARHGVLTQTRRHSFIVSLLGIRHVVVAINKMDLIDFDEAKYEAICNDYRSFATRLDLPDLHFIPISALNGDNVVDRSKSMDWYTGTTLMGFLESVYIGSDRNLQDFRFPVQLVNRPNLDFRGFCGTIASGIIRPGEEIMVLPSKRKSKVKSIVTYEGELEEAYAPLSVTLTLEDEIDASRGDMIVRPGNLPKSRDSIQAMLVWMGEESMVPGKTYLFKHTTQTVPGTIDTLNYRVDVNTLHRSPAPELELNAIGRVGISLSAPIHFDAYRRNRSTGAFIVIDRITNATVAAGMILDKSGDGSAKSVWDDEESAGGDENAAVSAVTDEERIARFGQQPATVLLTGLTGSGKTAIGQALERKLFESGRAVSVIDGEHVRKGLSRDLGFSAADRSENLRRSAHLAHTLNEAGLICIACFVAPSEEVRQKVARVIGENRFLVVHVATPVEVCRQRDEKGQYAKADAGELLNFPGVTAPYDVPTDPDVTLDASKQSIDQCASQIIDALKAKGIIK; encoded by the coding sequence ATGTCTCACCAGTCCGACCTTATCGCAACCGACATCCACGCCTATCTCAAGCAACATGAGAACAAGCAACTGTTGCGGTTCATCACCTGTGGCAGCGTCGACGACGGAAAGAGCACGCTGATCGGGCGTTTGCTTTATGACTCCAAACTCGTTTACGAAGACGAATTGGCCAAGGTCCAATCGGATTCCGCCAAACAGGGGTCGACCGGCGGAAATTTTGACCCGTCGCTGTTCATGGACGGGCTGAAAGAAGAACGCGAACAGGGCATCACGATCGATGTCGCCTACCGTTACTTCAGCACCGCCAAACGAAAGTTCATCATCGCCGACACCCCCGGTCACGAGCAATACACGCGCAACATGGCGACCGGCGCGTCGACCGCCGACCTGGCGATTTTGATGATCGACGCGCGGCACGGCGTGCTGACGCAAACCCGGCGGCACTCGTTCATCGTTTCCTTGCTGGGGATTCGACACGTCGTCGTCGCGATCAACAAAATGGACCTGATCGATTTCGACGAGGCGAAATACGAGGCGATCTGCAACGACTATCGCTCCTTCGCCACACGCTTGGACCTGCCCGATTTGCATTTCATCCCGATCAGCGCCCTCAACGGAGACAACGTCGTCGATCGCAGCAAATCGATGGACTGGTACACGGGCACGACGCTGATGGGCTTCCTGGAATCGGTCTACATCGGCAGTGATCGCAACCTGCAAGACTTCCGCTTTCCCGTCCAGCTGGTCAATCGACCGAACCTGGATTTCCGCGGCTTCTGCGGCACGATCGCCTCGGGGATCATTCGTCCCGGCGAAGAGATCATGGTGCTGCCGAGCAAACGAAAATCGAAAGTGAAATCGATCGTGACCTATGAAGGAGAGCTGGAAGAAGCTTATGCCCCACTTTCGGTCACGCTGACGTTGGAAGACGAGATCGATGCGTCACGCGGGGACATGATCGTCCGCCCGGGAAACCTTCCCAAGTCGCGCGATTCGATCCAAGCCATGTTGGTTTGGATGGGCGAAGAATCGATGGTTCCCGGCAAGACGTACTTGTTCAAGCACACCACGCAAACCGTTCCCGGCACGATCGACACGCTCAACTACCGCGTCGACGTGAACACGCTGCACCGCAGCCCGGCCCCGGAACTGGAACTCAACGCGATCGGTCGCGTCGGTATTTCGCTGTCCGCCCCGATCCACTTTGATGCCTATCGCCGCAACCGTTCCACCGGCGCGTTCATCGTGATCGACCGCATCACCAATGCGACCGTCGCCGCGGGAATGATCCTGGACAAGTCAGGCGACGGTTCAGCGAAATCGGTTTGGGACGACGAAGAATCCGCCGGCGGCGACGAAAACGCAGCCGTCTCTGCGGTCACCGACGAAGAACGGATCGCCCGCTTCGGCCAACAACCCGCGACCGTCCTGCTGACCGGACTGACCGGATCGGGCAAGACCGCGATCGGCCAAGCACTGGAACGAAAACTGTTCGAAAGCGGCCGCGCCGTCTCGGTCATCGATGGCGAACATGTCCGCAAAGGGTTGTCTCGAGACCTCGGATTTAGCGCCGCCGACCGCAGTGAAAACCTGCGCCGCAGTGCCCACCTGGCGCACACGCTCAACGAAGCCGGATTGATTTGCATCGCCTGCTTCGTCGCCCCCAGCGAAGAGGTGCGTCAAAAGGTGGCGCGCGTGATCGGCGAAAACCGCTTCCTGGTCGTCCACGTCGCCACGCCCGTCGAAGTCTGCCGCCAGCGAGACGAAAAGGGCCAGTACGCCAAAGCCGACGCCGGCGAATTGCTGAACTTCCCCGGTGTCACCGCCCCCTACGACGTCCCCACCGACCCGGATGTCACCCTCGACGCCTCGAAGCAATCCATCGATCAATGCGCGAGCCAAATCATCGACGCACTGAAAGCAAAGGGCATCATCAAGTAG
- a CDS encoding CDP-alcohol phosphatidyltransferase family protein, with amino-acid sequence MSARVSHSLIDPIISPKLQSLYPYLRIPAVFPPEGIVLVGHLSAIIGAVGLAFSTTYWWCGIIAAAGILGNHLADCVDGTHARRTGQCRNGGELLDHFTDPLSFAYYLIGIGVGCGRLDLAIVAVVCLFAIAVLTNIKAKLVGEFTLSKFGPTEFKALLSLIGIVTAGVWFVPQVGVTPVQFLLVAYVGLIVAGLVQLPIQLVRSIREVNEKGDAPDTSEWQLK; translated from the coding sequence ATGTCGGCACGTGTCTCCCATAGCCTGATCGACCCGATCATTTCTCCGAAATTGCAATCGCTGTATCCGTACCTGCGTATTCCGGCAGTGTTCCCTCCCGAGGGAATCGTTTTGGTCGGGCACCTGTCGGCGATCATCGGCGCGGTCGGGTTGGCGTTTTCGACGACCTATTGGTGGTGCGGAATCATCGCCGCGGCGGGAATCCTGGGCAACCATCTGGCAGATTGTGTGGATGGCACGCATGCCCGGCGAACCGGTCAGTGTCGCAATGGCGGTGAACTGCTGGATCATTTCACCGACCCGCTGTCTTTCGCGTACTACCTGATCGGTATCGGCGTCGGGTGCGGACGATTGGACTTGGCGATCGTCGCGGTGGTTTGCCTGTTCGCGATCGCGGTGCTGACCAACATCAAGGCAAAACTGGTGGGCGAGTTCACGCTTTCAAAATTTGGTCCGACCGAATTCAAGGCACTGCTCAGTTTGATCGGGATTGTGACGGCGGGAGTTTGGTTTGTCCCGCAGGTCGGGGTCACGCCGGTTCAGTTCCTGTTGGTGGCCTACGTCGGCCTGATCGTTGCGGGATTGGTCCAACTGCCTATCCAATTGGTGCGATCGATCCGGGAAGTGAATGAAAAGGGCGACGCACCGGACACGTCAGAGTGGCAGTTGAAGTGA